In Daphnia pulex isolate KAP4 chromosome 7, ASM2113471v1, one genomic interval encodes:
- the LOC124197231 gene encoding WD repeat-containing protein 81-like isoform X4, with protein sequence MELISEKLCIPPLYIRKTQLKDVYIAALPQKWCLYIKKNLKLPDEFENHATYSPDEVQAFLWDSESLISPDWILVYINVIPKCNHPVLSTSSIHPDMGLDVKDLTYSQYLHYVSQTNFKNLWKESQKKFPEAYRPFALNRGRRSNPKNASWQESLSSLLARVFSCPIISLESGSVLHPTSQSPSCVLQAFGVFECSSNFFVITEHIPHSVHQCLSLSPSLLSSNSVKPMFLLFQMLHAVKEMQDRSLFVEGVSWQHFFINESLSLKVLPALASSLIPLEPVQPTKQEASLQELTTSWVRGCLSNYDYLMALNDLAGRQINNPFNHPVLPWISDLSSPFGNWRDLAKSKFRLNKGDRQLDLTFDPTTFEAPEGKEDVLPSQVPHHVTDVLSEITYYVYQARRTVRSVLCRYVRPTWNPLEYPTSIERMQQWTPDECIPQFFSDPSIFKSIHDDLPDLSYPPWASSPEDFITKHRNALESPYVSERLHQWIDLTFGFRLSGSAAIKAKNVHLSLVDGHVDLSSRGVVQLFSQPHPRKLLPSPYVGRSPPRLPPAEEQLSLPLDYNPVGLLRQLETVSHFYGSTAPDSQELAITTVAGRRQRDLQWLVTLAMELFIPQRFRLIRLSAKLEERWQICQDIVRFDRHLLPRSLRSFIQIVFQNETVTAQGLPPPSAHQLLQPMVSLIPFPSEFPAVLTATHQLKQLLDQGNVDFPGVGKTISSFTCPSSIALVIPFVKALLLKSTTAFRAALYLLDPIAAALGPTETAKEFLNIILKIMGPEQPSAPLVLLYHKRFLLMLQVRLGIRCFLQNISLLIVEGVGGCYNADSVTSVQQLLVAPSTSSLSPNLDRLKLGKEQEQESETEIESGDVFTFEVGEEAALMEQSSGEETGAVSGTPSRNSVKYSLATAAYPVRDIHELDGCTVSQVSVDSLLWQAHRLGPVLTARYLTRNLLRMLALCYADETSLNLADPSQESSPFQISGVLLQGDFNANRILGCLASIANLYGEQFVMLQYFPHAAEVVSRCISSGTISIMLEGGLVGSCSLILACIPCLPDSNFMQCLREVLLRQLLDPIVSAVTSTEQTFARGGAARSALAIKLLDCLCALSIRLGTDAAGQFISDPALKLLKSFDRVSKVASHPSVSRANSLKGRPDYMCHQRRLSNTLRQAQAAAEIEAASSAPSNNVTRPAANEALSLTEMAATFTDHFAFQLLTALNLILGVRHVQSLVEQGGQAAQTCATQYASTKDVLDADPECYRRTSVFSGLRVNRSFSSDVEAAAGSSYGSRISVVGNRIQLFAEEETVPETQTDHCDSRPTLEEAQDLLCYRKTDSARHLRGNWLAYWEHEAGRAERDSRFNFKQIRLLQLNGHSAGIRSIHVMDSETGLLTAGRDKTARVWSLNSQGDGNNSVSASYVYQQHRKPLLGVSFIDTARLAASCDGAVHLWDPFVGTSVRQLDASSSKFPTVTAMKALPAQPILVTATAEGTLRMLDTRTPLTYQHELRISPVAAGLVRCLATGSNGYWVAAGHSSGILSLMDTRTGMLLSSWKGHEGEVLQVNGWTSSHGSQHLISSSLDQSVSVWSADDGKLKFNFRGASEPVHCLCITGGGELVTGTTANRIGVYTSLTNNANFSSTKLRSDTFKGVLTAMAVVPLNRMLLLGSDTGVVNLLC encoded by the exons ATGGAGTTAATAAGTGAAAAACTATGCATTCCTCCATTGTATATTAgaaaaacacaacttaaagATGTATATATAGCAGCCTTACCCCAGAAATGGTGTTT gtatataaagaaaaatttaaagctaccagatgaatttgaaaatcatgcTACTTATTCTCCAGATGAAGTGCAGGCTTTTCTGTGGGACTCAGAATCTCTTATTAGCCCAGATTGGATATTAGTGTACATAAAT GTTATTCCTAAATGTAATCATCCAGTTCTATCCACATCCAGCATCCACCCAGACATGGGACTAGATGTGAAGGACCTCACCTACTCACAGTACCTTCACTATGTGTCTCAGACAAACTTCAAGAACCTGTGGAAAGAGTCACAGAAAAAGTTTCCAGAAGCGTACAGGCCTTTTGCCTTGAACAGAGGTCGGCGCAGCAATCCCAAAAATGCAAGCTGGCAGGAATCTCTTAGTTCACTGCTAGCGAGGGTGTTCAGCTGCCCCATAATTTCCTTGGAAAGTGGTTCAGTCCTCCATCCTACTAGCCAGTCACCGAGCTGTGTTTTGCAAGCGTTTGGAGTATTTGAATGTTCATCCAACTTTTTTGTGATCACAGAACACATTCCACACAGTGTGCACCAGTGCCTCAGTCTTAGTCCCTCGCTTCTAAGTTCAAATAGCGTGAAGCCCATGTTCTTGTTGTTTCAAATGTTGCACGCCGTCAAGGAGATGCAAGACCGATCCCTTTTTGTCGAAGGGGTTTCGTGGcaacattttttcatcaacGAAAGTTTGAGTCTTAAAGTTCTTCCTGCACTAGCCTCTAGTTTGATTCCACTAGAACCCGTTCAGCCAACAAAACAGGAAGCTAGTCTTCAAGAACTGACAACGTCATGG GTTCGAGGTTGTCTATCAAATTACGACTACTTAATGGCCTTGAACGATCTGGCTGGTCGTCAAATTAATAATCCTTTCAATCATCCCGTTTTGCCTTGGATTTCTGATCTCAGTTCACCTTTCGGTAATTGGAGAGACTTGGCCAAGTCAAAGTTTCGACTGAACAAAG gtgATAGACAACTGGATCTGACATTTGATCCGACAACTTTTGAAGCAccggaaggaaaagaagacgTGTTACCTTCACAAGTTCCTCACCACGTAACAGATGTGCTTTCTGAAATCACTTATTATGTTTATCAGGCGAGACGGACGGTCCGATCAGTTCTGTGTCGGTATGTAAGACCCACCTGGAATCCCTTGGAATATCCCACGTCTATCGAACGGATGCAACAGTGGACACCCGACGAATGCATTCCCCAGTTTTTCTCTGATCCATCAATCTTCAAA TCGATTCATGATGATTTGCCGGATTTGAGTTACCCACCCTGGGCGTCAAGTCCGGAAGATTTCATCACCAAACATCGCAACGCTTTAGAAAGCCCCTACGTCTCGGAACGATTACACCAATGGATTGATTTAACTTTTGGCTTCAG ATTGTCTGGATCAGCGGCCATCAAGGCGAAAAATGTCCATCTAAGTTTGGTCGACGGACATGTCGATTTGAGTAGTCGAGGTGTAGTCCAACTCTTTAGTCAGCCTCATCCTCGCAAGCTTCTTCCATCTCCCTATGTTGGACGAAGTCCTCCACGTTTGCCTCCAGCTGAAGAACAACTCTCTTTACCACTGGACTATAATCCTGTGGGTCTCCTGAGGCAATTGGAAACTGTCAGTCACTTCTACGGCTCAACAGCTCCTGATTCTCAGGAGTTGGCCATTACAACGGTAGCCGGTCGACGCCAACGTGATCTCCAGTGGCTAGTGACGTTGGCCATGGAACTCTTCATTCCACAGCGCTTCCGTCTTATACGATTAAGCGCCAAACTGGAAGAACGATGGCAAATATGTCAAGACATTGTCCGTTTCGATCGACATTTATTGCCCCGTAGTCTGCGATCCTTCATTCAAATTGtgtttcaaaatgaaacagtGACCGCTCAAGGCCTTCCGCCACCGTCCGCCCATCAGCTTCTCCAGCCGATGGTCTCTCTTATTCCATTTCCGAGCGAATTCCCTGCAGTTTTGACTGCCACTCACCAACTGAAACAGCTCTTGGACCAAGGAAATGTGGATTTCCCCGGTGTCGGCAAAACTATTTCGAGCTTCACATGTCCTTCGAGCATTGCCCTTGTCATTCCTTTTGTCAAAGCGCTGCTACTGAAGAGCACCACGGCATTCCGGGCAGCTCTTTACCTTCTAGATCCGATTGCCGCCGCTTTAGGACCAACTGAAACTGCCAAAGAGTTCCTTAACATTATCCTGAAAATCATGGGACCAGAGCAACCTTCAGCTCCTTTAGTTCTCTTGTATCACAAAAGGTTTTTGTTGATGCTTCag GTCAGATTGGGTATTCGCTGCTTTCTGCAAAACATTTCCTTGCTTATAGTTGAAGGTGTAGGAGGTTGTTATAATGCCGACTCGGTCACCAGCGTCCAGCAGCTTCTGGTTGCTCCTTCCACCTCGTCACTGTCGCCCAATTTGGACCGGCTCAAGTTGGGAAAGGAACAGGAGCAAGAAAGCGAAACAGAAATTGAATCCGGTGACGTTTTCACCTTTGAAGTGGGCGAAGAAGCGGCTTTGATGGAGCAATCCAGTGGAGAAGAAACTGGAGCAGTCTCTGGAACACCTTCACGCAACAGCGTTAAA TATTCATTGGCCACCGCCGCCTATCCAGTTCGTGACATCCACGAGCTCGACGGATGCACTGTATCGCAAGTGAGCGTTGACAGTTTGTTGTGGCAAGCTCACCGGTTGGGACCAGTTTTGACCGCCAGATATTTAACCCGGAATCTTTTGCGAATGTTGGCTTTATGCTACGCCGATGAAACTAGTCTAAATTTAGCGGATCCCAGTCAGGAATCCAGCCCGTTTCAAATCTCCGGAGTGCTACTTCAAGGCGACTTTAATGCCAATCGCATTTTGGGATGCCTGGCATCCATCGCCAATCTTTACGGAGAGCAATTCGTCATGTTGCAGTACTTCCCTCACGCGGCCGAAGTAGTCAGTCGTTGCATCAGTTCTGGGACCATTTCCATCATGTTGGAAGGTGGACTCGTTGGTTCCTGTTCACTCATTTTGGCCTGCATTCCATGTCTGCCg GACAGCAACTTTATGCAGTGCCTTCGGGAAGTTCTTTTGCGTCAATTGCTGGACCCTATTGTCTCTGCGGTGACTTCAACTGAACAAACATTTGCCAGAGGAGGTGCTGCCCGTTCCGCCCTGGCAATCAAATTACTCGATTGTCTCTGCGCATTATCCATCCGTTTGGGAACGGACGCAGCCGGTCAATTCATTTCCGACCCGGCACTTAAGCTTCTTAAAAGCTTCGATCGAGTCAGCAAAGTGGCCAGTCATCCTTCCGTCAGCCGGGCGAATTCGTTGAAAGGACGACCGGATTACATGTGCCACCAGAGGAGATTGAGCAACACTTTAAGACAGGCGCAGGCAGCGGCTGAGATTGAGGCCGCCAGTTCGGCACCTTCCAACAATGTCACCCGTCCAGCAGCTAATG AAGCTTTGTCGTTAACGGAAATGGCTGCCACTTTTACCGATCATTTTGCCTTTCAATTGCTTACGGCTTTGAATCTCATTCTGGGTGTTCGACATGTACAGTCGTTGGTCGAACAAGGAGGGCAAGCTGCCCAAACTTGCGCCACTCAGTACGCTTCAACCAAAGATGTCCTCGACGCCGATCCGGAATGTTACAG GAGAACTAGTGTTTTCTCGGGATTGCGTGTAAACAGAAGCTTCTCCAGCGACGTCGAGGCAGCTGCCGGAAGCAGCTATGGCAGCCGGATCTCTGTCGTGGGAAACCGGATACAGCTATTtgcggaagaagaaactgtCCCGGAAACTCAGACGGATCACTGCGACTCTCGACCCACGTTGGAAGAGGCCCAAGATTTGCTCTGCTATAGAAAGACAGATAGCGCCAG ACATTTACGGGGGAACTGGCTAGCCTATTGGGAACACGAAGCCGGACGAGCCGAACGCGATTCTCGATTCAATTTCAAGCAGATTCGACTGCTGCAGTTAAATGGCCACTCGGCCGGAATCCGCAGTATTCACg TCATGGATTCCGAAACGGGTTTATTGACGGCCGGAAGAGACAAAACAGCACGAGTGTGGAGTCTAAACAGTCAG GGGGACGGAAACAACAGTGTGTCGGCCAGTTATGTTTACCAACAACATAGGAAACCTCTTTTAGGCGTGTCGTTTATTGACACAGCCCGATTGGCAGCCTCGTGTGACGGCGCTGTTCACTTGTGGGATCCTTTTGTCGGCACTTCTGTCCGACAGCTGGACGCATCTTCTAG CAAGTTCCCGACAGTCACTGCCATGAAAGCTTTGCCCGCCCAACCGATTTTAGTAACGGCTACCGCAGAGGGAACGCTTAGAATGCTGGACACTCGAACCCCTTTGACATACCAACATGAATTGAGG atttcTCCAGTGGCAGCTGGGCTTGTTCGATGCCTTGCCACTGGTTCTAACGGCTACTGGGTAGCTGCTGGTCATTCGTCAGGGATTTTGTCGCTTATGGACACCCGCACTGGAATGTTACTTTCTTCCTGGAAGGGTCACGAGGGCGAAGTGCTTCAG GTGAATGGTTGGACCTCGTCACATGGTTCGCAACATTTGATAAGCAGCTCCCTCGATCAAAGTGTCTCAGTTTGGTCGGCCGACGACggcaaattgaaatttaatttccgCGGTGCGTCCGAGCCGGTTCATTGTTTGTGCATCACCGGTGGCGGTGAACTGGTGACGGGAACCACGGCCAACCGGATTGGAGTGTACACGTCTTTGACCAATAACGCCAACTTCTCCTCCACTAAACTGCGCTCTGATACTTTCAAAGGAGTCTTAACGGCTATGGCAGTCGTACCACTCAATCGGATGCTCCTCTTGGGATCCGACACGGGTGTAGTCAACTTGCTCTGCTGA
- the LOC124197231 gene encoding WD repeat-containing protein 81-like isoform X3: protein MELISEKLCIPPLYIRKTQLKDVYIAALPQKWCLYIKKNLKLPDEFENHATYSPDEVQAFLWDSESLISPDWILVYINVIPKCNHPVLSTSSIHPDMGLDVKDLTYSQYLHYVSQTNFKNLWKESQKKFPEAYRPFALNRGRRSNPKNASWQESLSSLLARVFSCPIISLESGSVLHPTSQSPSCVLQAFGVFECSSNFFVITEHIPHSVHQCLSLSPSLLSSNSVKPMFLLFQMLHAVKEMQDRSLFVEGVSWQHFFINESLSLKVLPALASSLIPLEPVQPTKQEASLQELTTSWVRGCLSNYDYLMALNDLAGRQINNPFNHPVLPWISDLSSPFGNWRDLAKSKFRLNKGDRQLDLTFDPTTFEAPEGKEDVLPSQVPHHVTDVLSEITYYVYQARRTVRSVLCRYVRPTWNPLEYPTSIERMQQWTPDECIPQFFSDPSIFKSIHDDLPDLSYPPWASSPEDFITKHRNALESPYVSERLHQWIDLTFGFRLSGSAAIKAKNVHLSLVDGHVDLSSRGVVQLFSQPHPRKLLPSPYVGRSPPRLPPAEEQLSLPLDYNPVGLLRQLETVSHFYGSTAPDSQELAITTVAGRRQRDLQWLVTLAMELFIPQRFRLIRLSAKLEERWQICQDIVRFDRHLLPRSLRSFIQIVFQNETVTAQGLPPPSAHQLLQPMVSLIPFPSEFPAVLTATHQLKQLLDQGNVDFPGVGKTISSFTCPSSIALVIPFVKALLLKSTTAFRAALYLLDPIAAALGPTETAKEFLNIILKIMGPEQPSAPLVLLYHKRFLLMLQVRLGIRCFLQNISLLIVEGVGGCYNADSVTSVQQLLVAPSTSSLSPNLDRLKLGKEQEQESETEIESGDVFTFEVGEEAALMEQSSGEETGAVSGTPSRNSVKYSLATAAYPVRDIHELDGCTVSQVSVDSLLWQAHRLGPVLTARYLTRNLLRMLALCYADETSLNLADPSQESSPFQISGVLLQGDFNANRILGCLASIANLYGEQFVMLQYFPHAAEVVSRCISSGTISIMLEGGLVGSCSLILACIPCLPDSNFMQCLREVLLRQLLDPIVSAVTSTEQTFARGGAARSALAIKLLDCLCALSIRLGTDAAGQFISDPALKLLKSFDRVSKVASHPSVSRANSLKGRPDYMCHQRRLSNTLRQAQAAAEIEAASSAPSNNVTRPAANEALSLTEMAATFTDHFAFQLLTALNLILGVRHVQSLVEQGGQAAQTCATQYASTKDVLDADPECYRRTSVFSGLRVNRSFSSDVEAAAGSSYGSRISVVGNRIQLFAEEETVPETQTDHCDSRPTLEEAQDLLCYRKTDSARHLRGNWLAYWEHEAGRAERDSRFNFKQIRLLQLNGHSAGIRSIHVMDSETGLLTAGRDKTARVWSLNSQGDGNNSVSASYVYQQHRKPLLGVSFIDTARLAASCDGAVHLWDPFVGTSVRQLDASSSSKFPTVTAMKALPAQPILVTATAEGTLRMLDTRTPLTYQHELRISPVAAGLVRCLATGSNGYWVAAGHSSGILSLMDTRTGMLLSSWKGHEGEVLQVNGWTSSHGSQHLISSSLDQSVSVWSADDGKLKFNFRGASEPVHCLCITGGGELVTGTTANRIGVYTSLTNNANFSSTKLRSDTFKGVLTAMAVVPLNRMLLLGSDTGVVNLLC from the exons ATGGAGTTAATAAGTGAAAAACTATGCATTCCTCCATTGTATATTAgaaaaacacaacttaaagATGTATATATAGCAGCCTTACCCCAGAAATGGTGTTT gtatataaagaaaaatttaaagctaccagatgaatttgaaaatcatgcTACTTATTCTCCAGATGAAGTGCAGGCTTTTCTGTGGGACTCAGAATCTCTTATTAGCCCAGATTGGATATTAGTGTACATAAAT GTTATTCCTAAATGTAATCATCCAGTTCTATCCACATCCAGCATCCACCCAGACATGGGACTAGATGTGAAGGACCTCACCTACTCACAGTACCTTCACTATGTGTCTCAGACAAACTTCAAGAACCTGTGGAAAGAGTCACAGAAAAAGTTTCCAGAAGCGTACAGGCCTTTTGCCTTGAACAGAGGTCGGCGCAGCAATCCCAAAAATGCAAGCTGGCAGGAATCTCTTAGTTCACTGCTAGCGAGGGTGTTCAGCTGCCCCATAATTTCCTTGGAAAGTGGTTCAGTCCTCCATCCTACTAGCCAGTCACCGAGCTGTGTTTTGCAAGCGTTTGGAGTATTTGAATGTTCATCCAACTTTTTTGTGATCACAGAACACATTCCACACAGTGTGCACCAGTGCCTCAGTCTTAGTCCCTCGCTTCTAAGTTCAAATAGCGTGAAGCCCATGTTCTTGTTGTTTCAAATGTTGCACGCCGTCAAGGAGATGCAAGACCGATCCCTTTTTGTCGAAGGGGTTTCGTGGcaacattttttcatcaacGAAAGTTTGAGTCTTAAAGTTCTTCCTGCACTAGCCTCTAGTTTGATTCCACTAGAACCCGTTCAGCCAACAAAACAGGAAGCTAGTCTTCAAGAACTGACAACGTCATGG GTTCGAGGTTGTCTATCAAATTACGACTACTTAATGGCCTTGAACGATCTGGCTGGTCGTCAAATTAATAATCCTTTCAATCATCCCGTTTTGCCTTGGATTTCTGATCTCAGTTCACCTTTCGGTAATTGGAGAGACTTGGCCAAGTCAAAGTTTCGACTGAACAAAG gtgATAGACAACTGGATCTGACATTTGATCCGACAACTTTTGAAGCAccggaaggaaaagaagacgTGTTACCTTCACAAGTTCCTCACCACGTAACAGATGTGCTTTCTGAAATCACTTATTATGTTTATCAGGCGAGACGGACGGTCCGATCAGTTCTGTGTCGGTATGTAAGACCCACCTGGAATCCCTTGGAATATCCCACGTCTATCGAACGGATGCAACAGTGGACACCCGACGAATGCATTCCCCAGTTTTTCTCTGATCCATCAATCTTCAAA TCGATTCATGATGATTTGCCGGATTTGAGTTACCCACCCTGGGCGTCAAGTCCGGAAGATTTCATCACCAAACATCGCAACGCTTTAGAAAGCCCCTACGTCTCGGAACGATTACACCAATGGATTGATTTAACTTTTGGCTTCAG ATTGTCTGGATCAGCGGCCATCAAGGCGAAAAATGTCCATCTAAGTTTGGTCGACGGACATGTCGATTTGAGTAGTCGAGGTGTAGTCCAACTCTTTAGTCAGCCTCATCCTCGCAAGCTTCTTCCATCTCCCTATGTTGGACGAAGTCCTCCACGTTTGCCTCCAGCTGAAGAACAACTCTCTTTACCACTGGACTATAATCCTGTGGGTCTCCTGAGGCAATTGGAAACTGTCAGTCACTTCTACGGCTCAACAGCTCCTGATTCTCAGGAGTTGGCCATTACAACGGTAGCCGGTCGACGCCAACGTGATCTCCAGTGGCTAGTGACGTTGGCCATGGAACTCTTCATTCCACAGCGCTTCCGTCTTATACGATTAAGCGCCAAACTGGAAGAACGATGGCAAATATGTCAAGACATTGTCCGTTTCGATCGACATTTATTGCCCCGTAGTCTGCGATCCTTCATTCAAATTGtgtttcaaaatgaaacagtGACCGCTCAAGGCCTTCCGCCACCGTCCGCCCATCAGCTTCTCCAGCCGATGGTCTCTCTTATTCCATTTCCGAGCGAATTCCCTGCAGTTTTGACTGCCACTCACCAACTGAAACAGCTCTTGGACCAAGGAAATGTGGATTTCCCCGGTGTCGGCAAAACTATTTCGAGCTTCACATGTCCTTCGAGCATTGCCCTTGTCATTCCTTTTGTCAAAGCGCTGCTACTGAAGAGCACCACGGCATTCCGGGCAGCTCTTTACCTTCTAGATCCGATTGCCGCCGCTTTAGGACCAACTGAAACTGCCAAAGAGTTCCTTAACATTATCCTGAAAATCATGGGACCAGAGCAACCTTCAGCTCCTTTAGTTCTCTTGTATCACAAAAGGTTTTTGTTGATGCTTCag GTCAGATTGGGTATTCGCTGCTTTCTGCAAAACATTTCCTTGCTTATAGTTGAAGGTGTAGGAGGTTGTTATAATGCCGACTCGGTCACCAGCGTCCAGCAGCTTCTGGTTGCTCCTTCCACCTCGTCACTGTCGCCCAATTTGGACCGGCTCAAGTTGGGAAAGGAACAGGAGCAAGAAAGCGAAACAGAAATTGAATCCGGTGACGTTTTCACCTTTGAAGTGGGCGAAGAAGCGGCTTTGATGGAGCAATCCAGTGGAGAAGAAACTGGAGCAGTCTCTGGAACACCTTCACGCAACAGCGTTAAA TATTCATTGGCCACCGCCGCCTATCCAGTTCGTGACATCCACGAGCTCGACGGATGCACTGTATCGCAAGTGAGCGTTGACAGTTTGTTGTGGCAAGCTCACCGGTTGGGACCAGTTTTGACCGCCAGATATTTAACCCGGAATCTTTTGCGAATGTTGGCTTTATGCTACGCCGATGAAACTAGTCTAAATTTAGCGGATCCCAGTCAGGAATCCAGCCCGTTTCAAATCTCCGGAGTGCTACTTCAAGGCGACTTTAATGCCAATCGCATTTTGGGATGCCTGGCATCCATCGCCAATCTTTACGGAGAGCAATTCGTCATGTTGCAGTACTTCCCTCACGCGGCCGAAGTAGTCAGTCGTTGCATCAGTTCTGGGACCATTTCCATCATGTTGGAAGGTGGACTCGTTGGTTCCTGTTCACTCATTTTGGCCTGCATTCCATGTCTGCCg GACAGCAACTTTATGCAGTGCCTTCGGGAAGTTCTTTTGCGTCAATTGCTGGACCCTATTGTCTCTGCGGTGACTTCAACTGAACAAACATTTGCCAGAGGAGGTGCTGCCCGTTCCGCCCTGGCAATCAAATTACTCGATTGTCTCTGCGCATTATCCATCCGTTTGGGAACGGACGCAGCCGGTCAATTCATTTCCGACCCGGCACTTAAGCTTCTTAAAAGCTTCGATCGAGTCAGCAAAGTGGCCAGTCATCCTTCCGTCAGCCGGGCGAATTCGTTGAAAGGACGACCGGATTACATGTGCCACCAGAGGAGATTGAGCAACACTTTAAGACAGGCGCAGGCAGCGGCTGAGATTGAGGCCGCCAGTTCGGCACCTTCCAACAATGTCACCCGTCCAGCAGCTAATG AAGCTTTGTCGTTAACGGAAATGGCTGCCACTTTTACCGATCATTTTGCCTTTCAATTGCTTACGGCTTTGAATCTCATTCTGGGTGTTCGACATGTACAGTCGTTGGTCGAACAAGGAGGGCAAGCTGCCCAAACTTGCGCCACTCAGTACGCTTCAACCAAAGATGTCCTCGACGCCGATCCGGAATGTTACAG GAGAACTAGTGTTTTCTCGGGATTGCGTGTAAACAGAAGCTTCTCCAGCGACGTCGAGGCAGCTGCCGGAAGCAGCTATGGCAGCCGGATCTCTGTCGTGGGAAACCGGATACAGCTATTtgcggaagaagaaactgtCCCGGAAACTCAGACGGATCACTGCGACTCTCGACCCACGTTGGAAGAGGCCCAAGATTTGCTCTGCTATAGAAAGACAGATAGCGCCAG ACATTTACGGGGGAACTGGCTAGCCTATTGGGAACACGAAGCCGGACGAGCCGAACGCGATTCTCGATTCAATTTCAAGCAGATTCGACTGCTGCAGTTAAATGGCCACTCGGCCGGAATCCGCAGTATTCACg TCATGGATTCCGAAACGGGTTTATTGACGGCCGGAAGAGACAAAACAGCACGAGTGTGGAGTCTAAACAGTCAG GGGGACGGAAACAACAGTGTGTCGGCCAGTTATGTTTACCAACAACATAGGAAACCTCTTTTAGGCGTGTCGTTTATTGACACAGCCCGATTGGCAGCCTCGTGTGACGGCGCTGTTCACTTGTGGGATCCTTTTGTCGGCACTTCTGTCCGACAGCTGGACGCATCTTCTAG taGCAAGTTCCCGACAGTCACTGCCATGAAAGCTTTGCCCGCCCAACCGATTTTAGTAACGGCTACCGCAGAGGGAACGCTTAGAATGCTGGACACTCGAACCCCTTTGACATACCAACATGAATTGAGG atttcTCCAGTGGCAGCTGGGCTTGTTCGATGCCTTGCCACTGGTTCTAACGGCTACTGGGTAGCTGCTGGTCATTCGTCAGGGATTTTGTCGCTTATGGACACCCGCACTGGAATGTTACTTTCTTCCTGGAAGGGTCACGAGGGCGAAGTGCTTCAG GTGAATGGTTGGACCTCGTCACATGGTTCGCAACATTTGATAAGCAGCTCCCTCGATCAAAGTGTCTCAGTTTGGTCGGCCGACGACggcaaattgaaatttaatttccgCGGTGCGTCCGAGCCGGTTCATTGTTTGTGCATCACCGGTGGCGGTGAACTGGTGACGGGAACCACGGCCAACCGGATTGGAGTGTACACGTCTTTGACCAATAACGCCAACTTCTCCTCCACTAAACTGCGCTCTGATACTTTCAAAGGAGTCTTAACGGCTATGGCAGTCGTACCACTCAATCGGATGCTCCTCTTGGGATCCGACACGGGTGTAGTCAACTTGCTCTGCTGA